GCTGCCAGGAGGAGGCGTCAGCATCATTCCAGGCCAGAGGCAAGGTGACAGCAGGCCAGGCAACCTCAAATTCCTGCCCCTCAAGGCCCTGACTGACCGCCCTGACAACGGAAGGCGAGGGGCAAGGCACACGTATCATTTCCGCTCCCCTCGCGCGGCATATCTCTGCCAGGAGTTGTACAACTTCCGGCTGCTGAGCTCCGGTGACGAGCGGTATTCCTTCCTTGATTATCCCTGCCTTTTCACGGGCAATATCCAGCAGCGTGTTGCCCAGATACTGCTGATGGTCCAGATCGATTGTCGTAATGATGCTGAGCAGGGGCCGGATGACATTGGTGGCGTCAAGCCTTCCTCCCATGCCTGTCTCCATGACCGCACAATCAACCTGCTGCTCGGCGAAATAAGCCAGAGCCATGACCGTCACTACCTCGAAAAAGGTCGGATGAGCGGACCGAAAATCACCCTCACGGATAGCCTGTCGGATCTTTTCGGTCAGGCGCACCACTTCCGGTTGGGAAATCGGAAGGCCGTTGATCGAGATACGCTCGGTAAAATCCACCAGATGCGGCGAGGTGTAGAGCCCCACCCGGTATCCGGCGGCCTGCAGCACCGAGGAGATCATCGAACAGGTAGAGCCTTTCCCATTCGTGCCAGCTACATGAACGGTCCTGATCTTCTGGTGCGGGTTGCCAAAATAACTTAATAAAGACAACGTGTTCTGTAAACCAAACTTGATTCCT
The genomic region above belongs to bacterium and contains:
- a CDS encoding folylpolyglutamate synthase/dihydrofolate synthase family protein, with product MQDQMASSDMTPLYDQTIKYLYDLQPIGIKFGLQNTLSLLSYFGNPHQKIRTVHVAGTNGKGSTCSMISSVLQAAGYRVGLYTSPHLVDFTERISINGLPISQPEVVRLTEKIRQAIREGDFRSAHPTFFEVVTVMALAYFAEQQVDCAVMETGMGGRLDATNVIRPLLSIITTIDLDHQQYLGNTLLDIAREKAGIIKEGIPLVTGAQQPEVVQLLAEICRARGAEMIRVPCPSPSVVRAVSQGLEGQEFEVAWPAVTLPLAWNDADASSWQRFSIPLIGNHQIQNTLIVLAAIQTLSRSLSAGISAAQIARGLAVTRWPGRAQVYPGSPAIMLDGAHNPAGARQLARLLESLAFPRLILVLGIMKDKEIGGICQELVPLADRLILTRPQIDRAASAQEIMNILASRALIPDWGRVSTAAGIPEAISMARAMAAPGDLICLSGSLYTVGEAKVFLDAL